GGCGTCGGCGTGACCGTCATCGGCGGCATACTCGGCAACGGCGGCAACAACGCCGTCGGCGTTCCGCTGGCCGTCGCCGGCGTCCTGCTGCTGCTCACCTCTCTCTTCTGCCTGACCGGCGTGAAGATGGTGGCGCCCGGCGAGGCCCGGGTCATCCAGCTCTTCGGCCGCTACGTCGGCACCATCCGCGCCGACGGGCTGCGCTGGGTCAACCCGCTGACCACCGCCCGGAGCATCTCGACCCGGGTGCGCAACCACGAGACCGCGGTCCTGAAGGTCAACGACGCCTACGGCAACCCGATCGAGCTGGCCTCGATCGTCGTATGGCAGGTCGAGGACACCGCGCAGGCGCTCTTCGAGGTCGACGACTTCCTGGAGTTCGTCGCCACCCAGACCGAGGCGGCCGTGCGGCACATCGCGATCGAGTACCCCTATGACGCGCACGACGAGAACGCCCTGTCGCTGCGCGGCAACGCCGAGGAGATCACCGAGAAGCTCGCGCTGGAGCTGACCGCCCGGGTGCAGGCCGCCG
The sequence above is a segment of the Streptomyces lydicus genome. Coding sequences within it:
- a CDS encoding SPFH domain-containing protein, with the translated sequence MSDQTPAERTTGPGDDLAVDAPEMPRPQIREVPAHSIPGGLALLLTVLGVALGVGVTVIGGILGNGGNNAVGVPLAVAGVLLLLTSLFCLTGVKMVAPGEARVIQLFGRYVGTIRADGLRWVNPLTTARSISTRVRNHETAVLKVNDAYGNPIELASIVVWQVEDTAQALFEVDDFLEFVATQTEAAVRHIAIEYPYDAHDENALSLRGNAEEITEKLALELTARVQAAGVRIIESRFSHLAYAPEIASAMLQRQQAGAVVAARQQIVEGAVGMVEQALARINEQGIVELDEERKAAMVSNLMVVLCGDRAAQPVLNTGSLYQ